One Bdellovibrio bacteriovorus str. Tiberius DNA segment encodes these proteins:
- a CDS encoding serine hydrolase domain-containing protein, whose translation MKVRKILSHTFTVLIYSWVGLQFFSCSPDVQKVKENELATHLQNTWQELKKDNLIHGSILIQKGSDVLFADGDLNKVYPIASISKSFVGLIYFHKSQQGLKLDTPVCHWLKNFCAGDLQKITLQQLLDHKSGFGRDLSLVSFLKRSMSADWNLQDIDTLVLEDKDLNSAPGEEFGYSNFGYLVLSRVLEIIEQKNFSQILQNHVPTSTTAAIQKGDRLPAYALIPGSSIQWHLNKESSLYKSAGAGGIKSSALDLMRWLGQQRQTLPLLNKDKHYSLGWVRSEKQSYQAYWHNGATPGFYSLVAVIPESDLKIVILTDNYKFIKHWSDRAEVFEQYLY comes from the coding sequence ATGAAAGTCAGAAAAATTTTGAGCCATACTTTCACCGTCCTGATCTATTCCTGGGTGGGCCTGCAGTTCTTTTCGTGCAGCCCTGACGTTCAGAAAGTGAAGGAAAATGAATTAGCCACCCACCTGCAGAACACTTGGCAGGAGCTAAAGAAAGACAATCTGATTCACGGAAGCATTCTGATCCAAAAAGGCTCTGACGTGCTATTTGCCGACGGGGACCTGAATAAGGTTTATCCCATCGCCAGCATATCGAAGTCCTTTGTGGGTTTGATTTACTTTCATAAATCGCAGCAGGGTTTAAAACTCGACACCCCGGTCTGCCACTGGCTGAAAAACTTCTGCGCCGGAGACTTGCAGAAGATCACTCTTCAACAGCTGTTGGATCATAAGTCCGGCTTTGGCCGGGATCTGAGCCTGGTAAGCTTTTTAAAACGCTCCATGAGTGCTGACTGGAACTTGCAGGATATCGACACACTGGTTCTGGAAGACAAGGACCTGAATTCAGCACCCGGGGAAGAATTCGGATATTCCAACTTTGGATATCTGGTTCTGTCCCGGGTTCTGGAAATCATTGAGCAGAAAAACTTTTCCCAAATCCTGCAGAATCACGTGCCCACTTCCACAACGGCCGCGATTCAAAAAGGTGACAGACTTCCGGCATATGCACTGATACCGGGAAGCTCAATACAGTGGCATCTGAACAAGGAAAGTTCTTTGTATAAATCCGCTGGTGCCGGAGGCATCAAGTCTTCCGCCCTGGATCTTATGCGGTGGCTGGGACAACAGCGACAGACGCTGCCACTGCTGAACAAGGACAAGCACTACTCACTGGGCTGGGTGCGCTCTGAAAAGCAGTCTTATCAGGCTTACTGGCACAATGGGGCGACACCGGGGTTTTACTCGCTGGTCGCGGTGATTCCTGAATCAGATTTGAAGATCGTGATTCTGACTGACAACTATAAATTTATAAAACACTGGTCCGACAGGGCCGAAGTATTTGAACAATACCTTTACTAA
- a CDS encoding HTTM domain-containing protein, translated as MELIQQLKEFYLKLHLEVKSLQALRFARRLVYAWAFINYGILATKAAYFYSSSAYIPAKDFDSLNLLEKSLNLLHWGPFADAYPVFLTLTLVVTAIAFFEKAPRTSAAVVYFLMMNLDNKAYVTLDGGNNLMHLVTFYLIFINTKETQSAFSITLTNLAALMIKIQVTLVYATAGLLKVMGPLWNKGVALYYTMGVSEYGNHGIFNTLSNYPLLLAAMTLGTVLFQISLPYLIWQRNWRPYIVLMGTVLHLSISLVMGLFMFGFAMCVSYFFFYEDEEKGLFGSLLKKVRA; from the coding sequence ATGGAACTGATTCAGCAACTGAAAGAATTCTATCTAAAGCTGCATCTGGAAGTAAAATCCCTGCAGGCACTGCGCTTTGCCCGCCGCCTGGTGTATGCCTGGGCCTTTATCAACTACGGCATTCTTGCGACAAAGGCCGCCTATTTCTATTCCAGCAGTGCTTACATTCCGGCCAAGGATTTCGACAGTCTGAATCTGTTGGAAAAATCCCTGAATCTTCTGCACTGGGGGCCCTTCGCCGACGCTTATCCCGTTTTTCTGACGCTAACTCTGGTAGTGACTGCTATTGCCTTCTTTGAAAAGGCCCCCCGCACCTCTGCGGCGGTGGTTTACTTTCTGATGATGAATCTGGATAACAAGGCTTATGTGACTTTGGATGGAGGTAACAACCTGATGCATCTGGTGACATTCTATCTGATCTTCATCAACACCAAAGAAACACAATCCGCGTTTTCAATCACCCTGACGAATCTTGCAGCACTGATGATCAAAATCCAGGTCACTCTGGTCTACGCTACCGCCGGTCTTTTGAAGGTCATGGGGCCTTTGTGGAACAAAGGGGTCGCCCTTTACTACACCATGGGGGTCAGTGAATACGGCAACCACGGGATCTTTAACACCCTTTCCAACTATCCCCTGCTGCTGGCAGCAATGACGTTGGGAACTGTTCTGTTTCAAATCTCGCTGCCTTATCTGATCTGGCAGCGCAACTGGAGACCCTACATCGTGCTGATGGGAACGGTTTTGCATCTTTCGATTTCTTTGGTGATGGGTCTGTTCATGTTCGGATTTGCCATGTGCGTAAGTTACTTCTTTTTCTATGAAGACGAAGAAAAAGGACTGTTTGGATCCTTACTGAAAAAGGTGCGGGCATGA
- a CDS encoding DUF5819 family protein has product MKAFTLHTLKLTLLGILGLHLAVHALYLAPNNPATPQYMNFVDTYMGTFFTQNWHLFAPEPATSSLQLSYRCDSLQAWKFPLNDLLDSHKSLPVTAKGKQTYVLQHLAREIFNSKILKKTDAAMDELHILQRYLQDQCGEQAAAEVRLQRVFTQDYSKRFSNTEVRTETFTFGIKQESFAWN; this is encoded by the coding sequence ATGAAAGCATTCACTCTTCACACATTGAAACTGACTTTGCTGGGCATTCTGGGCCTGCATCTGGCAGTCCATGCCCTGTATCTGGCGCCCAACAACCCTGCGACACCTCAATATATGAACTTTGTCGACACTTACATGGGAACGTTCTTCACCCAGAACTGGCACCTGTTCGCACCAGAACCGGCCACCTCAAGCCTGCAATTGTCCTATCGCTGCGACAGTCTGCAAGCCTGGAAGTTTCCTTTGAACGACCTACTTGATTCCCACAAGTCCCTTCCCGTGACAGCCAAAGGAAAGCAGACCTACGTTCTGCAACATTTAGCCCGCGAAATTTTTAACAGCAAGATTCTAAAAAAAACAGACGCTGCCATGGATGAACTGCACATCCTGCAAAGATACTTGCAAGACCAGTGCGGCGAACAAGCCGCCGCCGAAGTGCGACTTCAGCGCGTGTTCACTCAAGACTATTCCAAGCGCTTCTCTAACACCGAAGTGCGCACCGAAACCTTCACCTTCGGTATCAAACAGGAGTCCTTCGCATGGAACTGA
- a CDS encoding cupin domain-containing protein, which yields MATQQTSDSTQKPNSSAGFAKVSGTLSSLNFDSADEVREFPNGRLELVRFGEAVVGRATLQPGWRWSKSVKEIAQTDSCEAPHFQYHVSGVLRIKMDDGTEIDCKPGDVSLVPPGHDAWVVGDEPVVIVDFQGMVDYAIQAHKH from the coding sequence ATGGCTACACAACAAACTTCCGATTCGACCCAGAAACCGAATTCTTCGGCGGGATTTGCGAAGGTCAGCGGAACGCTTTCTTCATTGAATTTTGATTCCGCCGATGAAGTTCGGGAATTTCCAAACGGGCGTCTGGAGCTGGTTCGTTTCGGTGAGGCCGTGGTGGGACGTGCCACCTTGCAGCCAGGCTGGCGCTGGTCCAAATCAGTGAAAGAGATCGCGCAAACCGACAGCTGTGAAGCTCCGCACTTTCAGTACCATGTTTCAGGAGTACTCAGAATCAAGATGGATGATGGCACAGAAATAGACTGTAAACCCGGAGATGTATCTTTGGTTCCACCGGGACATGATGCCTGGGTGGTGGGTGATGAGCCTGTTGTGATTGTGGATTTCCAGGGAATGGTGGACTACGCGATTCAAGCCCACAAACATTAA
- a CDS encoding ABC transporter permease, whose protein sequence is METMTWILSLTLATLRLATPLVFASMGGLMSERSGVVNVALEGFMLIGAFAGAIAGQYFASAWMGWGFALLAGLAIGAVYAFFVIELKADQIITGMAVNLFVMGFIPFVTKILFSSTGSTPALLVEDRFTFEPLLMAGLLVAAISFWMFRTRSGLWILFAGENPEALTASGVSVRKVRWSAVTLSGAFAAMGGASLSLFLASSYSPMMTGGRGFMALAALIFGKWKPVPAFAACLLFAFADAVQIRLQGVQIGGVEIPVQFVQILPYIVTVIALAGFIGKSRAPKALGHQ, encoded by the coding sequence ATGGAAACAATGACCTGGATTCTGTCTTTGACTTTGGCCACCCTGCGCCTGGCGACTCCGCTGGTGTTTGCCTCTATGGGTGGATTGATGAGTGAACGCTCGGGCGTGGTCAATGTCGCCCTTGAGGGCTTCATGCTGATCGGCGCCTTCGCCGGTGCGATCGCCGGTCAGTATTTTGCGTCAGCGTGGATGGGCTGGGGCTTTGCCTTATTGGCCGGTCTTGCTATTGGCGCCGTTTATGCTTTTTTTGTGATCGAACTCAAAGCCGATCAGATCATCACCGGTATGGCCGTGAATCTTTTTGTGATGGGCTTTATCCCGTTTGTGACAAAGATTCTTTTCAGCTCCACGGGATCGACCCCAGCCTTGTTGGTGGAAGACCGTTTTACCTTTGAGCCGTTATTGATGGCGGGCCTTTTGGTTGCCGCAATCAGCTTCTGGATGTTCCGCACGCGTTCTGGCCTGTGGATTCTGTTTGCCGGTGAAAATCCTGAGGCACTGACTGCCAGTGGTGTCAGTGTTCGTAAAGTCCGCTGGTCGGCGGTGACCTTGAGCGGGGCGTTCGCGGCGATGGGTGGCGCCAGCCTTTCGTTGTTCCTGGCTTCGTCTTATTCGCCGATGATGACGGGCGGCCGAGGCTTCATGGCCTTGGCGGCGCTGATCTTCGGCAAATGGAAGCCGGTTCCGGCCTTTGCGGCCTGTTTGTTGTTCGCCTTTGCAGATGCCGTGCAAATCCGTCTGCAGGGCGTGCAAATCGGCGGTGTGGAAATTCCAGTTCAGTTTGTTCAGATTTTACCTTACATCGTGACTGTCATTGCTCTTGCGGGCTTTATCGGCAAAAGCCGGGCTCCAAAAGCACTGGGTCACCAATAA
- a CDS encoding ABC transporter permease — protein sequence MKRVFGFFLGLTLALLLTLFAGENPWNVFMILVRSAFGSMYDLGLTLSYTTPLIFCGLSVAIGFHAGLFNIGAEGQLTMAVVTTAAIGVLFPQIPFPLAPVIALLAGLVAAGLWGWIAGWLRAVRGSHEVIITIMMNFIAAGLASWFTLKIIPNPESQNPETAMVAPQYMFKDYDLIARLFPDTPANASLGFAVVLAVLMWIFLWKTTWGFELRAVGSNPEAAHRAGISEKKVRILAMTLAGVMAGFVALSEVLGSAGQYRIGFSPDYGFIGIAVALLASNNPLGIIVAAFLMGALHKGASDLDLETTTITRDFSRIIQALVILGVVAQGYWEWIKIKRRKG from the coding sequence TTGAAACGGGTCTTTGGTTTCTTCCTGGGATTGACACTGGCTTTGCTGCTGACTTTGTTCGCAGGTGAAAATCCGTGGAATGTCTTTATGATTCTGGTGCGCAGTGCTTTTGGCTCCATGTACGATCTGGGACTGACCCTTTCTTACACCACGCCTTTGATTTTCTGTGGCCTTTCCGTTGCCATCGGCTTCCATGCCGGTCTTTTCAATATCGGCGCTGAAGGTCAGTTGACCATGGCCGTGGTCACGACCGCAGCTATCGGTGTGCTGTTCCCACAAATTCCTTTCCCGCTGGCTCCAGTCATTGCGCTGCTGGCGGGTCTTGTGGCTGCCGGTCTGTGGGGCTGGATTGCGGGTTGGCTGCGCGCCGTGCGTGGCAGTCACGAAGTCATCATCACCATCATGATGAACTTTATCGCCGCAGGCCTTGCCAGCTGGTTCACTCTGAAGATCATTCCCAATCCTGAATCCCAGAATCCTGAAACGGCCATGGTGGCGCCTCAGTACATGTTCAAGGACTATGATCTGATTGCCCGTCTGTTCCCGGACACCCCGGCGAATGCCTCTTTGGGTTTTGCGGTTGTGCTGGCGGTTTTGATGTGGATATTCCTCTGGAAAACCACATGGGGCTTTGAATTGCGGGCAGTGGGCTCCAATCCCGAAGCCGCCCACCGCGCGGGAATTTCGGAAAAGAAAGTGCGCATTCTGGCAATGACCTTGGCCGGAGTGATGGCAGGCTTCGTTGCTTTGTCTGAAGTTCTGGGCAGTGCCGGACAATATCGTATTGGCTTTTCTCCGGACTATGGCTTTATCGGCATCGCCGTCGCCCTGCTTGCCAGCAACAATCCGTTGGGGATTATCGTGGCGGCCTTCCTGATGGGCGCGCTTCATAAGGGCGCTTCAGATCTGGATCTTGAAACGACCACGATCACCCGCGACTTTTCTCGTATCATCCAGGCTTTGGTGATCTTGGGAGTGGTGGCTCAGGGCTATTGGGAATGGATCAAAATCAAAAGGAGAAAAGGTTAA
- a CDS encoding ABC transporter ATP-binding protein → MPVNMSMAVEFKGISKYFGSVRANSDISFAIPSGSIHAIVGENGAGKSTAMKILFGMYQPDGGDILIHGNPVTFETPIDAMAAGIGMVHQHFMLAEPFTALDNILLQQKGSAFSLLPRAEQRQRLNDIAARYGFEVDLDAKVEDLSVGEQQRIEILKILSQDSKILILDEPTAVLTPQEVQELFTNLRKLKAEGKTILIITHKLKEVMALSDAVTIFRAGRMVAHKATRETSVEELAELMVGRCLQNPQERTSSVDHNHVLLNFENLSAAMGNHRIENISLKVHAREIVGVAGVEGNGQDILIRALLDQKSLNKHSLQGQVLREGTLQAFPEDRLRFGVLPSRPVYENFLLGQQRSGLFNSGLLLKTRALIERTREIMKEYDVRPHDEHLPFEKLSGGNQQKLVVARALTQKPDVIVAAQPTRGVDIGAIEFIHNELRRCRDEGAGVLLISSELDELMALSDRIVVLYKGHLVAEFTRSAFNEISLGKAMGGGH, encoded by the coding sequence GTGCCTGTTAACATGTCCATGGCGGTTGAATTCAAAGGCATCAGCAAATACTTTGGCTCCGTTCGCGCCAACTCGGACATCTCTTTCGCAATACCTTCCGGCTCCATCCATGCTATCGTGGGTGAAAACGGGGCCGGCAAATCCACCGCCATGAAAATCCTTTTTGGAATGTATCAGCCTGATGGCGGTGACATTCTGATTCACGGAAACCCCGTCACATTTGAAACCCCGATTGATGCCATGGCTGCCGGTATCGGCATGGTTCATCAGCACTTCATGCTGGCCGAACCCTTCACGGCCCTGGACAACATTCTGCTGCAGCAAAAAGGCTCTGCCTTTTCCCTGCTTCCACGCGCCGAACAAAGACAACGCCTGAATGACATTGCCGCACGGTATGGCTTTGAGGTCGATCTGGATGCCAAAGTCGAGGATCTGTCCGTCGGCGAACAACAGCGCATTGAAATCCTGAAGATCCTGTCCCAGGATTCAAAGATTCTGATTCTGGATGAACCCACCGCGGTTCTGACTCCGCAGGAAGTCCAGGAGCTCTTCACCAATCTTCGCAAGCTGAAAGCTGAAGGTAAAACCATCCTGATCATCACCCACAAACTGAAGGAAGTGATGGCCCTGTCTGATGCCGTGACCATCTTCCGCGCAGGCCGCATGGTCGCACACAAAGCAACCCGCGAAACCTCCGTGGAAGAGCTGGCAGAACTGATGGTCGGACGCTGTTTGCAAAATCCGCAGGAACGCACCAGCTCAGTGGACCACAACCATGTGCTGCTGAACTTTGAAAACCTCTCGGCCGCCATGGGGAACCATCGCATTGAAAATATCTCTTTAAAAGTTCATGCCCGCGAAATCGTCGGCGTAGCCGGTGTTGAAGGCAACGGCCAGGACATTCTGATTCGCGCCTTGCTGGATCAAAAGTCACTGAACAAACATTCCCTTCAGGGGCAGGTGCTTCGCGAAGGAACACTTCAGGCCTTCCCTGAAGACCGTCTGCGTTTCGGCGTACTGCCTTCCCGCCCTGTATATGAAAACTTCCTGCTGGGGCAACAGCGCTCCGGCCTGTTCAATTCCGGCTTGCTGCTGAAAACCCGCGCTTTGATTGAGCGCACCCGCGAGATCATGAAGGAATACGATGTCCGTCCTCACGATGAACATCTGCCTTTTGAAAAACTGTCCGGTGGAAATCAGCAAAAACTTGTCGTGGCCCGCGCTCTGACTCAGAAACCCGATGTGATCGTCGCCGCTCAACCAACCCGTGGCGTGGATATTGGGGCTATTGAATTTATTCACAATGAACTGCGCCGCTGCCGTGATGAAGGCGCCGGTGTGCTTTTGATCTCTTCTGAGCTGGATGAACTGATGGCCCTTTCTGATCGCATTGTTGTTCTTTACAAAGGCCATCTGGTGGCCGAGTTCACCCGCTCCGCCTTCAATGAAATTTCCCTTGGTAAAGCCATGGGAGGTGGACATTGA
- a CDS encoding BMP family lipoprotein, which produces MAKSFVTMLLFLSIGTFSHANSLKVGLVLDKGGKDDKSFNSAAYLGAKKAEQDLKIDLKYVEATDTNAIENLHRAFARKNFDLIIGVGFAQQEAVKKVAAQFPKIKFAVIDSDVKAPNVRSLLFEEHEGSFLVGALAAMASKSNSVGFVGGMDIPLIRRFSMGYVAGAKYVNPKINITENYVGVTGEAWNNPAKAKELALAQIAKGSDVIFVAAGASNTGVFDAAEEKKKFAIGVDSNQNWIKPGVILTSMMKAVDVAVYDTIKEAQAGKFTAGEIRYGLKNQGVNYTLDKHNEKLITADMKKKVEEIKKKIIAGQIQVPDYYKKK; this is translated from the coding sequence ATGGCAAAAAGCTTCGTTACGATGCTGTTATTCCTGTCAATCGGCACATTTTCCCACGCAAATTCCCTAAAAGTTGGTTTGGTTCTCGATAAAGGCGGCAAAGACGACAAGTCTTTCAACTCCGCTGCGTATCTTGGAGCAAAAAAAGCAGAGCAGGATCTGAAGATCGACCTGAAGTACGTTGAAGCCACTGACACCAATGCCATTGAAAATCTGCACCGTGCTTTTGCTCGCAAAAATTTTGATCTGATCATCGGCGTGGGCTTTGCCCAGCAGGAAGCGGTTAAAAAAGTAGCCGCGCAATTCCCGAAAATTAAGTTCGCGGTTATCGACAGTGATGTCAAAGCACCGAATGTGCGCTCACTGCTTTTTGAAGAACATGAAGGCTCGTTCCTGGTGGGTGCGCTGGCGGCGATGGCTTCCAAGTCCAACTCGGTGGGCTTTGTTGGCGGGATGGATATTCCGCTGATCCGCAGATTCTCTATGGGTTATGTGGCAGGTGCCAAATATGTAAACCCGAAAATCAATATCACTGAAAACTACGTGGGTGTGACCGGCGAGGCCTGGAACAATCCGGCCAAGGCCAAAGAACTTGCCCTGGCACAAATTGCCAAAGGCAGCGACGTGATCTTTGTGGCAGCAGGTGCTTCCAACACCGGCGTCTTTGATGCCGCTGAAGAAAAAAAGAAATTTGCCATCGGGGTTGATTCTAACCAGAACTGGATCAAGCCGGGTGTGATCCTGACCAGCATGATGAAAGCCGTCGATGTGGCGGTGTATGACACCATCAAAGAAGCTCAAGCCGGTAAATTCACGGCGGGTGAAATTCGTTACGGCCTGAAAAATCAGGGCGTGAACTACACTCTGGACAAGCACAACGAAAAACTGATCACTGCCGACATGAAGAAAAAGGTCGAAGAGATCAAAAAGAAAATCATCGCTGGCCAGATCCAGGTTCCTGATTACTACAAAAAGAAATAG
- a CDS encoding Crp/Fnr family transcriptional regulator, with product MESQTILNGGVNSLGFMGGQNLSIPNTSNVPYEVIHLKEEEMIFKEGEPAKGLYYVQSGCVKVVVNRSHARGRTTTNEYVTKLVSPGEYFGYKSLVKGAVTQSHAKAVKSTVLWLYPRELIQVAMAQSSPLIKLLLNQAVNDLESFETISQLHYLASVQERIAYQLVLLADRFGVQTPNGISLNLKLTRNEFAQLASTINESLSRHLTEFKNEGLIDLNGKEIIIKNKDGLMRRSGNF from the coding sequence ATGGAATCTCAGACAATACTCAACGGCGGAGTAAACTCCCTTGGTTTTATGGGTGGTCAAAACCTAAGTATTCCGAATACTTCAAACGTTCCCTATGAAGTCATTCATCTCAAAGAAGAGGAGATGATCTTCAAAGAAGGGGAGCCGGCGAAGGGTCTGTATTACGTTCAGTCGGGATGTGTTAAAGTTGTTGTAAATCGATCCCACGCGCGCGGCCGCACCACGACTAACGAATACGTGACGAAGCTTGTATCACCAGGTGAATACTTTGGCTATAAGTCACTTGTGAAAGGTGCTGTAACACAAAGTCACGCCAAAGCTGTGAAATCCACAGTTCTTTGGTTGTATCCACGTGAACTTATTCAAGTGGCGATGGCACAATCCAGCCCCCTGATTAAGTTGCTTTTGAATCAGGCTGTTAACGATCTTGAATCTTTCGAAACCATCAGTCAGCTTCACTACCTGGCATCTGTTCAGGAACGTATTGCTTATCAACTGGTGCTTTTGGCTGACAGATTCGGGGTTCAGACACCGAATGGTATTTCTTTGAATTTGAAACTGACAAGAAATGAGTTCGCTCAGCTTGCCAGCACGATCAATGAGTCCTTGTCTCGTCATTTGACAGAGTTTAAAAATGAAGGCCTTATCGACCTCAATGGTAAAGAAATCATCATCAAGAATAAAGACGGTCTGATGAGAAGATCTGGCAATTTCTAG
- a CDS encoding phospholipase D family protein, translated as MIKKLLPIPIVLGFYLGCASLPPNTNRPYSEALPPDPKTQLAQATEDQLKKHPGQSGFYPLASGLEALVARMAAVAVSDRSIDLQYYIWENDLTGRMLVHEVLLAADRGVRVRVLLDDLNQGRYERGLAILDSHPNIEVRMANPFAGRSWRILDAMRFSTVNRRMHNKVFVVDNQTAIVGGRNIGNEYFWASEEMNFGDFDLWAIGPVVQDLSREFDSYWNSEIAYPISVLVNGFQPTAEDLQKLKADAAAAVEEAEKTQYAAALKETPMVKKFTREPLTLYWGKAEVVIDPPEKFRQDSTEQTSNLAHQLYPLIEKTEKELILVSPYFIPGKKGVKFFKNLNDRGVQSLVLTNSLASSDVATVFSGYKGYRKDLLGHGVSLYELKPTPQKTMPKKNRVGSSFSSAGLHGKVFIFDRKKVFVGSMNLDPRSATLNSEMGVVVDSPELAEIISKNLIANLREDSYQVLLNAKKNLIWKTTDEQGHEQIFTKDPETSWWKRFKAGFCSVFVPESWL; from the coding sequence GTGATAAAAAAACTTTTACCCATTCCCATTGTTCTTGGTTTCTATCTGGGGTGCGCCTCGCTCCCACCCAATACAAATCGTCCTTATTCTGAAGCCCTGCCGCCAGATCCAAAGACCCAGCTGGCACAGGCCACAGAAGATCAGCTTAAAAAACATCCCGGACAGTCGGGCTTTTACCCGCTGGCTTCCGGCCTCGAGGCGTTAGTCGCTCGCATGGCGGCGGTCGCAGTTTCTGATCGCAGCATCGATCTGCAATACTATATTTGGGAAAATGACCTGACCGGAAGAATGCTGGTGCACGAAGTGCTGCTGGCCGCCGATCGGGGTGTGCGCGTGCGCGTTCTGCTGGACGATCTGAATCAAGGCCGCTATGAACGAGGCCTTGCCATTTTGGATTCGCACCCCAACATCGAAGTTCGCATGGCAAATCCTTTCGCGGGAAGAAGCTGGCGCATCCTGGATGCGATGAGATTTTCCACCGTCAACCGTCGCATGCACAACAAGGTCTTTGTCGTCGACAATCAAACCGCGATCGTGGGTGGGCGCAATATTGGCAATGAATACTTCTGGGCCAGCGAAGAAATGAACTTTGGTGATTTCGATCTGTGGGCCATCGGTCCGGTGGTGCAGGATCTTTCGAGGGAATTTGATTCTTACTGGAACAGCGAAATCGCCTATCCTATTTCTGTGTTGGTAAATGGATTCCAGCCCACCGCCGAAGATCTGCAAAAACTGAAAGCCGATGCCGCAGCCGCCGTCGAGGAAGCGGAAAAGACCCAGTACGCCGCCGCCTTGAAGGAAACTCCGATGGTGAAAAAATTCACCCGCGAACCTTTGACCCTTTACTGGGGCAAAGCCGAAGTGGTGATTGATCCGCCGGAAAAATTCCGCCAGGATTCCACGGAACAAACCAGCAACCTGGCCCATCAGCTTTATCCTTTGATTGAAAAAACCGAGAAAGAGCTGATTCTGGTTTCGCCTTATTTCATTCCAGGAAAAAAAGGAGTGAAGTTCTTCAAAAATCTGAACGACCGCGGAGTTCAATCGCTGGTTCTGACCAACTCGCTGGCTTCCAGTGATGTGGCCACCGTCTTTTCCGGTTACAAGGGCTATCGCAAGGACTTGCTGGGTCACGGTGTCAGTCTGTATGAACTAAAACCCACTCCCCAGAAAACCATGCCCAAGAAAAATCGTGTCGGCTCGAGCTTTTCCAGCGCCGGTTTGCACGGGAAAGTCTTTATTTTTGACCGAAAGAAAGTTTTTGTAGGCTCTATGAACCTGGATCCTCGTTCCGCCACTTTAAACAGCGAAATGGGCGTGGTGGTTGACAGCCCGGAACTGGCCGAAATAATCAGTAAGAATCTGATCGCCAATCTTCGCGAAGACAGCTATCAAGTTTTACTGAACGCCAAAAAGAACCTGATCTGGAAAACCACCGATGAACAGGGGCACGAGCAAATATTTACCAAAGATCCAGAGACCAGCTGGTGGAAACGCTTTAAAGCCGGATTTTGCTCCGTGTTCGTTCCTGAATCCTGGTTGTAG
- a CDS encoding redoxin domain-containing protein has translation MKKLILALALTFTGTLAFADAKIGAPAPDFSVTDANGKTHKLSDYKGKYVVLEWYNKDCPYVRKHYDSKNMQNIQTEMTGKGIVWLSVISSAKGKQGYMPAADVVKNGTKESSKATAILVDENGKMGKAYGAKTTPHMYLIDPQGVLRYNGAIDSNDSADPATIASSENYIIRAVASAEKGEKIAKETSKPYGCSVKY, from the coding sequence ATGAAAAAACTGATACTTGCACTGGCTTTGACCTTCACCGGAACCCTTGCATTTGCTGACGCAAAAATCGGCGCGCCAGCCCCGGACTTTTCTGTAACTGACGCCAACGGAAAGACCCACAAACTTTCCGACTATAAAGGAAAATACGTGGTGCTTGAGTGGTACAACAAAGACTGTCCGTATGTGCGTAAACACTATGACAGCAAAAATATGCAAAACATCCAGACTGAAATGACCGGCAAAGGCATCGTATGGCTGTCGGTGATCTCGTCTGCCAAGGGCAAACAAGGCTATATGCCAGCTGCTGATGTGGTTAAAAACGGAACCAAAGAATCCTCGAAAGCCACGGCCATCCTGGTCGATGAAAACGGTAAAATGGGCAAAGCCTACGGCGCAAAAACGACTCCGCACATGTACCTGATTGATCCACAGGGCGTGCTTCGCTACAACGGTGCGATTGACAGCAATGATTCTGCGGACCCGGCGACAATCGCTTCTTCTGAAAATTACATCATCCGTGCCGTGGCCAGTGCCGAAAAAGGCGAAAAGATCGCCAAAGAAACCAGCAAGCCTTATGGCTGCAGCGTGAAGTACTAA